One segment of Agrococcus sp. ProA11 DNA contains the following:
- a CDS encoding YchJ family metal-binding protein, with translation MIDDARRCPCGTGLPFGECCGPILRGDRQAATAEALMRSRFTAFAVGDVDWLLSSWHTSTRPRSLELDAEIRWLRLDVLGTTGGGPFDREGTVSFESHWVADGTRGSMRELSRFRRDRGWQYVDGDSL, from the coding sequence GTGATCGACGACGCCCGCCGCTGCCCCTGCGGCACCGGGCTCCCGTTCGGCGAGTGCTGCGGGCCGATCCTTCGCGGGGATCGCCAGGCGGCGACCGCCGAGGCGCTCATGCGCTCGCGCTTCACCGCATTCGCGGTCGGGGATGTGGACTGGCTGCTCAGCTCCTGGCACACCTCCACCCGACCGCGCTCGCTCGAACTCGACGCCGAGATCCGCTGGCTGCGCCTCGACGTGCTCGGCACGACCGGCGGCGGCCCGTTCGACCGTGAAGGGACCGTGTCGTTCGAGTCGCACTGGGTCGCCGACGGCACCCGCGGCTCGATGCGCGAGCTCAGCCGGTTCCGCCGCGACCGCGGCTGGCAGTACGTCGACGGCGACAGCCTCTGA
- the proC gene encoding pyrroline-5-carboxylate reductase, with translation MTDLLPPIAMLGVGSMGGAILQGLVRHGAERIIVTNRTPEKAAAIELPGVESIALAEEPDGNARAVDGAKLVVLGVKPVGIVDLAGEIAPHLAPGAVVVSIAAGTTTAAIEAALPASVAVVRAMPNTPSTVGLGVTGVAGGSRASDDDVALVARMFEAVGEVIVLDESQIDALSTISGSGPAYVFLLIEELTKAAERMGFTPEQAATMAQGTFRGASELLAADDAAGTAAAPAELRRRVTSPKGTTEQAIGVLQEADLGSIFDRATAAALARAQELAAG, from the coding sequence ATGACTGACCTCCTCCCTCCCATTGCCATGCTCGGTGTCGGATCGATGGGCGGCGCGATCCTGCAGGGGCTCGTGCGGCACGGCGCCGAGCGCATCATCGTGACGAACCGGACGCCCGAGAAGGCGGCCGCGATCGAGCTTCCGGGCGTCGAGTCGATCGCCCTCGCCGAGGAGCCGGACGGCAACGCGCGCGCCGTCGACGGCGCGAAGCTCGTGGTGCTGGGCGTCAAGCCGGTCGGGATCGTCGACCTGGCGGGCGAGATCGCGCCGCACCTGGCACCCGGCGCCGTGGTCGTCTCGATCGCGGCGGGCACGACGACCGCAGCCATCGAGGCCGCGCTGCCGGCATCCGTCGCTGTCGTGCGCGCGATGCCGAACACGCCCTCGACGGTTGGCCTGGGCGTCACCGGCGTCGCTGGCGGCAGCCGGGCGAGCGACGACGACGTGGCGCTCGTGGCTCGCATGTTCGAGGCGGTCGGCGAGGTGATCGTGCTCGACGAATCGCAGATCGACGCGCTCTCGACGATCTCGGGCTCCGGCCCCGCCTACGTGTTCCTGCTCATCGAGGAGCTGACGAAGGCGGCAGAGCGGATGGGGTTCACGCCCGAGCAGGCGGCCACGATGGCGCAGGGCACGTTCCGCGGTGCCAGCGAGCTGCTCGCGGCGGACGACGCCGCGGGCACTGCTGCCGCGCCGGCGGAGCTGCGCCGCCGCGTGACGAGCCCGAAGGGCACGACCGAGCAGGCGATCGGCGTGCTCCAGGAGGCCGACCTGGGCAGCATCTTCGATCGTGCGACCGCTGCGGCGCTCGCGCGCGCGCAGGAGCTCGCCGCAGGCTGA